The genomic DNA CCCTCAAATGCATATATTGCTGTGCCGAAATACAATGGTAGTTGAGCCCACGATGCAACAGGTTTTACTGTGTCCGTGTCAGGTAAATCttgtagtatataaaaaaatgagaaTGCTAGACCTAATACGGTAAGTACTGCTGCAGCTAATGACACCGGAGTTAGGTATTTGAGATTACGCACAAGGTTTAGGGGTATCATTGGGAGTAAAATAAGTGTTAAGTAAACtttaacatttatattattgtGGCGAAAATAATGGTCCACCACCTCTTTTATATTAAATGCCACAAAAACAAAGTATACACAGCAGAATCCAATTTGGGTGATAAAAAGGAAGGTCGTTACAATACGCCTGAAATTAagctttattaatattatatgtatatattacggaattatttaaaaataattgttggtTAAAGGTTAGAAAACTTAACCTTACCGTGCAATGTGCGAATAACGTCTCAAACCACTGGGTCCTGTCTCGAATGAACAGAACGCTACTTCCGAAAAGCTGAGTGATGGCTGTTGAAGCCTTCGACAGAGCTCATGAGCACATTTGACCAGCATATGCATGCAGTGTGTGCAAATCGCTCCCATTATTAGCGTACCAAATAGTCCCACATAAAGAccagcgtttttaaaagcaTCTGGCATTGCTAAAATTCCTGTGCCGATATTACCCTTCAGTAAATGCACTAAGGTGTCAAAATTCGAGGTGGGATGCTCCAACGTCCGGTGCAAAGAAGGATTATATGTTGACTTCTCTAAACTCTCATTTGAGCCTGCGGTTTAAAATAAGAAAGTTATaacaaagaataaaaataagtagCCGTAAACTACCAATGCTTTCTTCACTTTGAACATTTACTAATGTATTTTCAGGAGAATTTCGAACATCTGGTCGAGGTGGATATCTTTCTTCCGACGCAGTATTTTCCGACTGAAGCAAAAGAGGTTGACGTTCGGTCATTTTCTTCTTAATTATCGGCTATGAAAATATGAGAGATGATAAAGGAGAACAACAAataatgtaatttaataaaactcgggaaaataatacaaatgaaaaaaaaattgtggtaaatatgtaaaacggtttggaattttgtgaattttcagCTAACAATTATTGTTAAGGAACAAAAATGTATACTCAATTTAATGAAGTCTGAGACGATGACTATCTTATTTAAGTGATTAAGTAGCTAAATATATCACAGAGTGATAACTAATGTGCAAATAGATACTGGATAGCAAATACCTCGGCTAcagataatttatttatttactatgtacatacttttaggcataatTAACTAACACATGgtctaaatatttgattttttgtgatattttaatgaatataaaaagtACAAAACTATACGTACTATAGTGtcattctttatttttatttccaatctCGTATAtatgattaaaatttaattaatccgTTGATATTAAATTCAGCCCTATATTAATTACACTCCACATTTTAAATAAGAATAAAGGTCGCCTTGATGATGTAAATGTATGTTTATCATTAGGATATAATTCATATAAGTGGTTATCAAAATGTGATAAACAAATTTgacaaaatcaataaataacaaggaaaatagtatttaaaacttaCATCTGATTTTAAAGAAACCGAAACTGATATGGAAGTAATAATCACAGATTAATTATGCTTTTACAACTggaataaaaaattcataaattataattaacaaataaaaaagagatACATCCAATTTAATGACGATTCTGATTAAGTTGATTATCAAACCTGTTGAAGATTTGTAAGAGGAGTTATATCTTCCATTGATTATTTGTcaattaagatattttaaattgaagtcCTTGAAGCAAGATAGAACTTGTTTCCCAGTTTCCTCTTGAATTATCGCCAGAAAAATACTAATCACAAGTACCGATTTCgctacaatacaaaaaaatttgagaTCGATGACTAAATGCAAAACAGTGTCTGGCACTGATACTGTAACAAAGTGGAAATTTTCTCCTTGATACGGTCTACATTCAACAAAAATAGCAGCGTTTGACGTTATCTACACccgaagaaaaaacaaatatttattctgaATTGTTAAAACCTAGCGAACAATAATATAActacattaaatatttacgtaGATTGCTGTTGTTAATTGCAACTcccacaaaaaacacaaaagattTCCAGTGTTACCATTCCTCTAACATATTTTTAACCCCTTATGGCCCAAATTGAGCCATCGGGGTAATGTCATTTTCGTGCATATCAGAATGGTactagaaataaaatattaggaAAATATATCTATTAATATATTTGGCAAGCTTTACTAATTAGTTTAACATAAATAGTAACGATTTCATACATGATAGATCGTgagaaaatatttgtgtaataaTTTTATCTGTAAAACAgattacttttaaaaatgtaattattatatttatcattATGATGAGTGCATTCGTAAATCAGCTGAATAAACTAATCTCAAGATATTAGCTGTCTTCGagtcgccatttctctgctcgcttctgctctcttgtcCAAAAGATTACATGtaagagcaacaacaaagttatcgagttgaattcgtgcAAGAGAGTATTACTGCGCTTACATGGGAACGGCAAATTCACTTTTGGTGTTGCTCTGTGCGTTCACACGAGTCAGAAGAGTCCAGCAAATCGAATCGAGTTCTTCTGTCATtcattttcatacaattttcgcaagtgtttgtgcggttcggctacgcgcccgtgtgttgcatatttcatttgtatgttgggaggATGGTTTCACACTttgcttacaaggaattaccatgaatgtggtagaacttAAGTCGGGAATTCCCACCAGCCGTTACTAATAtattcaaggccaaatttataacagaaatTTCCTAATCCTTTGGGATATATTAAAAACCcataatattttacttcatatgtttttctattcattataaaacattcatgaattaattacaaagtttaaaataaaatgatattcgaactaaatcttTTGCGGTTAGGAGATTtgaatatgaaagcatcttaatattttatgtatatataaaaaataaagttaccatttttatAAGAATGCATTTATCTAAATTTTCTccttcatttttcaaaatatttctattattctatgcatacattttttcatttacatacaaaaaattgatGACGAAATTCAAATTTCCTAAGATATCGTATATTACAACTATGAgaagaatttcaaaatgaaaaagaatGCTAAATTGCGTAGCAGCAAGctattacgaacaagaacaaAAATCGTGCCTCCGGGCAAGAGCGGCACGGTTCGTTCGTCTCTCCTTGTCATCTCCTCGCCCACAAAAAACCGGTTTGGGCGTCAAAAGAGTCCGTGTGTGAACTGGGACTATGTGGATACCTCATCAAAGTGAAGATTTATTTAACTGTGAATGACTCAAATgacaaatgcaaatacaaatttattttcttcttgaatttttaaaacttaaagctgaaaaaaataattttagtaatttatagaaaacataaataagagattacagcaacattttttaacgcgaaaacaaaaatttccctACTAAGAAAGAATCACAACACTATTCTACATGTGTCTAAAAACATGTTAGCGCAGGGTCGCCGCAGTGCTGTCCGCTTGTTTGcgcatctggtatagtttgttcgattcgctggcaAGGATGAAATGATATTCGAGAAAGAGCTGTCAGAACTCACCGAAAAACGGAttgggtattttaaaaataacttttgaacattttgcatttcgacattattttcgataaaatttttaaattaaattaaattacatccCTTTTAATCAATAACTTAATTGGCAATTATGTTGTCAATAGATAAAggtattcattaaaaaattaacaaaatattttccggTAACTTTATTctattaatttcactaaaacttTTTCACTGTAAACTAATAATTTAAGTCTATTTCATGAATTAATaatacgtttttgtttacaatttacattCTGCTCTATGCTTCATCTCCTCAACTCAAAAGAATTACGTCACAAGATGGCTGTTGCCGTAATCTTGTATTCTTTCATTCTTATTATATAGTCAATACTCTAGACACATGCTAAAAACGTTTCATAAATGTACTAGATAGAAAATTACCATCTCTAATTTAATACCACCCTAATTTCTACGTGtcttataaaattgttgctGCATATAATCTTTATTATTAAACGACATAAAAATACACAATGACTGGAATTAAAGGCATAGTTGCAAAATACTATAACGACTATGTTGAAAATACTCCTCGGAAACTAAAGTTGGTGGACACCTATTTGGCCTACGTACTCCTAACCGGCGTTATTCAGTTTGCGTATTGTTGTTTAGTCGGCACATTCCCTTTCAACTCGTTCCTGTCGGGCTTTATAAGTACTGTAAGCTGCTTCGTACTGGGAGTTTGTTTGCGACTTCAGGCAAATCCACAAAATAAAGCgatatttgtaggtatttctccAGAACGAGGTTTTGCTGATTTTATTTTTGCCCACGTTATACTACACTTAGTAGTTATGAATTTTATTGGATGAATATATAATGAGATATGgtacattattattaataaataaattaataattataaataaaaaaatatcaatttagcAACCGAAGATAACTTTCAAATggatcaatttcaatttcacaaaaCTCTAAAGCAATTTCTGGTTCGGGTATGGCATGTTTTATTGCTGGTATAGGATCGAGCCAGTGACAGAGATCTGGTGAAGGTGTTTTGttagtatttttgtatttattaggATTTGCGTAGCACTGCTTCTGGATCAATATTGTGTCATTAACATTAATTGGTGTAAGATTTTTAAACACCACTTGATCTGTGTTAAAGTTCAGCCTTTGAGTGACCTGTTAAAATCGTTTAATAGGgtatttaaaagctttaatcatatgtatgaaaatttttacctTGGGAGCAATTGCCGCCTTTGATCGTGGTGTCAAATCAAtgtcttttttaaataaaggtgGGCGTAAGGACCGAACATTTTCAATTTGATCTACTTCGCGCAAAATGGTATTCATTTGAggtgttttatattttctttcattagAACAAATATCTTTTACTACCTCTATATGGTTGATTGGATTCGTGCCACGTTttgcacattttattttaatattaggaTTATCTTCATATTTTCGAGAAATTGTCTTTTTATTAATGTTGATAGATTTTCCTTGATAACAGgacattataataataaattgaattataatttaaaatgttcatTTGGTTTGTCGATTACATTTTAAATCCGATACCCAATTTTTGATATGATTTCATTACGGTAGTTATACACTTTCCAAAACCAAGTATCTCTTATATTGCACTTAAagtggtaaatgtatagtttaggtcccccaaccaAAGAGgcttcaaaaatgaaatttttttttaaatcgtcttattctGACGCGAATAtcacaaatccgtgagcggaaagtgaattttttcaacatttatatttataaaagcccGGGTGGCGCGCTTTGTGTTATTTTCTATAATAGCTCGCTGCTACGCGATTCAgcattcattttcattttaaaaatctttccaTGGTTGCAACACTGCTCAgtttcaaacgaatatttacAATGTATTCGGAAATTTGAATGTTATTACCCCTTTTTTTATGTAATAggcatatgtgtatgcatataatgataatgagcgacaaaagagtccgtCTCTGAACGCAGTTTGTGCAGCTGATATTTCTTATAGATCTCACAGCTGACAGTTGTCATTTCATGTAATGGATAGAAACTAACCAAGACTCCTTCTTTCTGTACAGTTTACCAGAACTTAACTGACAGATGGTTACTAACTAGATATTGAGAATACGGTTTTTAGTTGGAGAGGAGTTAAGTTCAGTACATCATGTGTTTGAAATTTCTGCTGAGATTTTTCCAGTTGTTACATCTTTCTTTGATGTTATTCCCATTGATTGAACGTCTAAGGCGTCTTCTCTATCGTttccataaatatattttgtcagAAAAAGTTATTACTTTGCACAAAGTCATTACACATATTTTGTTAGAAATAATACAATATGAACTTGAGGACAAATTAAGGTAGATAATTTCAGGAAATAGTACTTGTAAATATAACATAAAGTTTACAAATATCATCAGCTATATACATATTGCTATATAATGCTTTTCAACATTGAAGACATTGTGTAATGTTTCATTATATTCCTTAGTGTGGttgtaattattttacaatcgattttgaTAAGCATTTAATGGTATCGACTGGTAATCACAGCTGATTTACCCAATATCGTTTTTATTATATCTCTGGTTTTTATATACAAGTGATCGCAGTAGTCATCCTTCGGGTTGCTGAACTTAATTAATAAATGTACGATTggaaattgtaatatatttgaATGATTAAATTATTTCAGTAACACATTTCAAAATACTTTTCATTGAAGTCGATAAGTGGATTGGCCAACTATGTCtctaaatataaaaatcaattgaTTAGTATTTTGAATGTGTGCTGTGACACGAATGCACTTTCATATTAGAAAGTGCAATACTTAGAGCACGTGGCGCAAgtgataaatttatttgttgataTTGTTTTTACAGAAGATAACATTTGtgaataaaatatgaaagtttTAACCGCAAATGAAATCCGCGAGGCCTTTCTGGGCTTCTTTAAAGAGAAGGATCATCTTTACGTTCATTCATCTAGTACAATACCATTAGATGATCCCACTTTACTATTCGCTAATGCTGGAATGAACCAGTTCAAACCAATATTTTTGGGTACCGCAGATCCCAATAGTGAAATGGCAAAATGGGTTCGTACCACAAATACCCAAAAGTGTATAAGAGCCGGTGGCAAACACAACGATTTGGACGATGTGGGCAAAGATGTGTACCACCACACATTTTTTGAAATGCTTGGAAATTGGTCATTTGgagattattttaaaaaagaaatatgcacATGGGCTTGGGAATTCTTAACGGAAC from Bactrocera oleae isolate idBacOlea1 chromosome 3, idBacOlea1, whole genome shotgun sequence includes the following:
- the Rcd4 gene encoding protein PPP1R35 homolog → MSCYQGKSININKKTISRKYEDNPNIKIKCAKRGTNPINHIEVVKDICSNERKYKTPQMNTILREVDQIENVRSLRPPLFKKDIDLTPRSKAAIAPKVTQRLNFNTDQVVFKNLTPINVNDTILIQKQCYANPNKYKNTNKTPSPDLCHWLDPIPAIKHAIPEPEIALEFCEIEIDPFESYLRLLN
- the LOC106624257 gene encoding proton-coupled amino acid transporter-like protein pathetic isoform X2; translation: MTERQPLLLQSENTASEERYPPRPDVRNSPENTLVNVQSEESIGSNESLEKSTYNPSLHRTLEHPTSNFDTLVHLLKGNIGTGILAMPDAFKNAGLYVGLFGTLIMGAICTHCMHMLVKCAHELCRRLQQPSLSFSEVAFCSFETGPSGLRRYSHIARRIVTTFLFITQIGFCCVYFVFVAFNIKEVVDHYFRHNNINVKVYLTLILLPMIPLNLVRNLKYLTPVSLAAAVLTVLGLAFSFFYILQDLPDTDTVKPVASWAQLPLYFGTAIYAFEGIGVILPLENNMKRPEDFGGSTGVLNTGMTIVACLYTTVGFFGYLKYGENVKGSITLNLPPDHFISQMVRIAMAIAIFLSYTLQFYVPVNIVEPFIRNQCEDQRTKDLASTLLRIVLVVVTFLLAVCIPNLGPIISLVGAVSSSALALIAPPIIDIITFYPVGLGKYNWILWKDIAILLFGLCGFFFGTYASLDQILNPGIN
- the LOC106624257 gene encoding proton-coupled amino acid transporter-like protein pathetic isoform X1 produces the protein MEDITPLTNLQQPIIKKKMTERQPLLLQSENTASEERYPPRPDVRNSPENTLVNVQSEESIGSNESLEKSTYNPSLHRTLEHPTSNFDTLVHLLKGNIGTGILAMPDAFKNAGLYVGLFGTLIMGAICTHCMHMLVKCAHELCRRLQQPSLSFSEVAFCSFETGPSGLRRYSHIARRIVTTFLFITQIGFCCVYFVFVAFNIKEVVDHYFRHNNINVKVYLTLILLPMIPLNLVRNLKYLTPVSLAAAVLTVLGLAFSFFYILQDLPDTDTVKPVASWAQLPLYFGTAIYAFEGIGVILPLENNMKRPEDFGGSTGVLNTGMTIVACLYTTVGFFGYLKYGENVKGSITLNLPPDHFISQMVRIAMAIAIFLSYTLQFYVPVNIVEPFIRNQCEDQRTKDLASTLLRIVLVVVTFLLAVCIPNLGPIISLVGAVSSSALALIAPPIIDIITFYPVGLGKYNWILWKDIAILLFGLCGFFFGTYASLDQILNPGIN
- the Dad1 gene encoding dolichyl-diphosphooligosaccharide--protein glycosyltransferase subunit DAD1, translating into MTGIKGIVAKYYNDYVENTPRKLKLVDTYLAYVLLTGVIQFAYCCLVGTFPFNSFLSGFISTVSCFVLGVCLRLQANPQNKAIFVGISPERGFADFIFAHVILHLVVMNFIG